The following nucleotide sequence is from Salvelinus sp. IW2-2015 linkage group LG26, ASM291031v2, whole genome shotgun sequence.
ttggaggtgtacctgtggatgcattccaaggcctaccttcaaactcagtgcctctttgcctgacatcatgggaaaatccaaagaaatcagccaagacaaacaatagtacgcaagtataaacaccatgggaccacgcagctgtcataccgctcagaaaggagacgcgttctgtctcctagagatgaacgtactttggtgcgaaaagtgcaaatcaatcacagaacaacagcaaaggaccttgtgaagatgctggaggaaacaagtacaaaagtatctatatccatggtaaaacgagtcctatatcgacataacctgaaaggccactcagcaaggaagaagccactgctccaaaaccgccataaaaaagccagactacggtttgcaattgcacatggggacaaagatcatactttttggagaaatatcctctggtctgatgaaacaagaatagAATCGTTTGGCCGtattgaccattgttatgtttggaggaaaaagggggaggcttgcaagctgaaaaacaccatcccaaccgtgatgcacgggggtggcagcatcatgttgtggggttgcttttctgcaggagggactggtgcacttcacaaaacagatggcatcatgactgaggaaaatgatgtggctatattgaagcaacatctcaagacatcagtcaggaagttaaagcttggtcgcaaatgggtcttccaaatggacaatgaccccaagcatactcccaaagttgtggcaaaatggcttaaggacaacaaagtcaaggttttggagtggtcatcacaaagccctgacctcaatcctatagaaaatttgtgtgcagaaRggaaaaagtgtgtgcgagcaaggaggcctacaaacctgactcagttacaccagctctgtcaggaggaatgggccaaaattcgctgaacttattgtgggaagcttgtggaaggctacccgaaacgtttgacccaagttaaacaacttaaaggcaatgctaccaaatactaatggagtgtatgtaaacttctgacccactgggaatgtgatgaaagaaactactattattctgacatttcacattcttaaaataaagtggtgatcctaactgacctaagacagggaatatttactcggataaaatgtcaggaattatgaaaaactgagtttaaatgtatttggctaaggtttatgtaaacttccgtcttcaactgtacatattacctcaattacctcgactaaccggtgcccccgcacattgactctgtaccggtaccccctgtatatagcctggcttgttattttactgctgctgtttaattatttgttacttttattttcaattttttttattatcWattttttacttaacactatttcttaactgcattgttggttaaggacttgtaagtaagcatttcactgtaaggtctacacatgttgtattcggcacatgtgacaaatacaattttatttgaattgaccATTGCCTTTGGTTTTCAGTCGAATGTCCTGGCCTGTTTCTAGTTCGATCttgtctatctctccctctggGTGCCAAAAAGTGTAGGTCCCACTGGGACCGTTTTTCCCTGTCACATTCACCAGATCCTCCTTGGTCACTAGGTTTTCCAGCTGGACCTCAGTGAGGCGatcaatctctcctcctctgcatgGTGGTAGTAACCAACAGACAGCACCACTAGAGTTGTTTTGCAAAAAATATAGTATCATGGCAAATGCATGCacgtacatttttacattattctGAGAGTCCTTGGAGGAGCTGTGATGAGCCCTTTATAGGTGTCTCAGTGTAAAGTGTACCAAtaagatatctttaaaaaaatgtatctgtgaATCATCCGACTGTAAGATTATTCATATCATTGTATGAAGTGGATAAGAATACTCACTGAATGATGACGAGATTACCTTTGTTGACCTTTTTGGTATCACTGAAGTTTGGTTCTATTTCCATTCCTTTAGCATCACGTTTCCTCTGGTGGATTTGACTGCGTTTGATGTATAAAACAGAAATGTCCCTGCCAAATCAGCACAGTATGTTGTAAACTGACAAATTAGGAGTCCTAGAAATCCAAGTAGGCCTAGGTCCTCATGCAGTCATACTTTCATAGTACAAACAGCCAACAGTAGGACTACTGGATAGCAGAGTAGAACAATGAAATCAATAAAATAGCCTTATAACAATAACAGACTCATCATATTTAATTGAGGTTATTCCATAATGTCAGCTTACCTTTGATGTTTCACGCCATGTTATTACTGATGTCAACAACCAACTTTCCCTCTAATATGACACCTAGACCACTGTAGGAGAAAAatattgtaggctactgtatacaATTTTGCAGTGCTGTTAATTCACAAGTTCTTGTTTCCTCTCGATCTCTCTCA
It contains:
- the LOC111952739 gene encoding arpin-like yields the protein MADISVLYIKRSQIHQRKRDAKGMEIEPNFSDTKKVNKGNLVIIQGGEIDRLTEVQLENLVTKEDLVNVTGKNGPSGTYTFWHPEGEIDKIELETGQDIRLKTKGNVSLAIVDGGTVTKCNFAGDEKAGASWTDKLMANKSDVSNEVGGTGRGSR